The nucleotide window GAGAGACCCGTGTCGAACCCGAGGCTCTTCAGACCGTCCATCATGAAGCGGGTGTTCTTCCAGAGCCGCTCGCGGCGGTCGGGCTCCTTCTCGATGATGTCGACCGCCGCCGAGGCGGCGGCGACGGAGGCGGGCGGCGGCGCCGCCGAGAAGATGAGCGTCCGCGCGCGGTGCTTGATGAAGTGGATGAGCTCCGCGTCGCCGCAGATGAATCCCCCGATCGACGCGAGCGACTTGGAGAAGGTCCCCATGATCAGGTCGACCTCTTCCTCGAGGTCGAAGTGCTCCGCCGTCCCGCGGCCGCGGCGGCCGAGGACGCCCAGACCGTGCGCGTCGTCGACCATGATGCCGGCGCCGAACTGCTGGGCGACGTCGACCAGCTCGGGGAGGTTCGCGATGTCGCCCTCCATCGAGAACACGCCGTCGACGACGATGAGGCGCCCCTTGTGCCCGCCGTCGTCCATCAGCCGGCGCAGGTCGGAGGCGTCGTTGTGGGCGAACTTCTTCGTGGTTCCGAACGAGAGGCGGGCGCCGTCGATGATGCAGGCATGGTCCTGCTTGTCGAGGTAGACGAAATCGCCGCGCTCGACGAGGCAGGCGATGGCCCCCAGGTTGACCTGGAAGCCCGTCGAGAAGGTGACCGCGGCCTCCTTCCCCATGAAGCGCGCGAGCTTCTCCTCGAGCTCGATGTGGATCCCGAGTGTCCCGTTCAAGAACCGGCTCCCGGCGCACCCCGATCCGTAACGGACGACCGCCTGCGCGGCGGCCTCCTTCACTTTCGGGTGGTTGGTGAGACCGAGATAATTGTTCGAGCCGAGCATGACGAGGGTGCGTCCGGCGATCCGGACCTCCGGGTCCTGGGCGGACTCGATGACGCGGAAGTAAGGAAAGAGGCCGGCCGCCATGAGGCGGTCGGGCTCGTCATAGCTCCGGCACTTGTCGAAGAAGGACACCTTCCTCTTTTCGGGCGCCACCGGGACCGCGAGTCTTCGCACGGCCGGCCCTCCTCAATGGAGGCCTCGCTCCCGACGACCACGAATCGACCGTGGTCCGCGAGCCTCGATGACCTCCGACAGGGCGGAGTTTAGCAAAATTTACAATTCGCCGAAAGCCGGGCGGATCCACCCTTCCCGCTGGTACCAGCCGATCGTCTCCGCGATCCCCTCGCGCCACGGCCGCAGCTCCTCCACACCCGCGTCGCGCAGGAGCGGGATCGCATCGCACACCCAGTCCGGCTGAAGGATCTCGCGCGCCTTGT belongs to Thermoanaerobaculia bacterium and includes:
- a CDS encoding pyridoxal phosphate-dependent aminotransferase family protein; translation: MAAGLFPYFRVIESAQDPEVRIAGRTLVMLGSNNYLGLTNHPKVKEAAAQAVVRYGSGCAGSRFLNGTLGIHIELEEKLARFMGKEAAVTFSTGFQVNLGAIACLVERGDFVYLDKQDHACIIDGARLSFGTTKKFAHNDASDLRRLMDDGGHKGRLIVVDGVFSMEGDIANLPELVDVAQQFGAGIMVDDAHGLGVLGRRGRGTAEHFDLEEEVDLIMGTFSKSLASIGGFICGDAELIHFIKHRARTLIFSAAPPPASVAAASAAVDIIEKEPDRRERLWKNTRFMMDGLKSLGFDTGLSETPVIPIIVGDDVRAFGMAKRLEEEGVFVNSVVSPATPKGRALLRTSYMATHTEEHLSRALDALEKVGREFQVI